Within Gilvibacter sp. SZ-19, the genomic segment GATGCTCGCATAACGCGCTTTGGAAATTTCTTGCGCAAGACACGTTTTGATGAGATCCCACAGTTTTTAAACGTGATCAAAGGCGATATGAGTGTAATAGGTCCGAGGCCGGAGCGACCAGTGTTTGTCGAGGAACTCTCAGAGATCATTCCGTTTTACGAGATTCGCCACATAGTTAAACCCGGAGTTACCGGCTGGGCTCAGGTAAATGCAAAGTACGGGGCATCGCATGCAGATGCTTTGGAAAAACTACAATATGACCTGTATTATATAAAACGCAGAAGCCTGTTCTTAGATATCAGTATTGTCATCAAGACGCTAAGCACCATCATCTTCTACCGCGGGCAATAGGTCGCGTTCTACAGCTTTTGTGAGATACAAATAACGCAAGGCCAAAGCGATCAAGAAAGGTATCAAAGCTTTTGGAAATACTTGAACCCCGACCAACCAGTGCATACACATCAGCACCAACATCAGCAGTAAAAATTTCAAATAGCCTTTCACCCAACGCTTAGGATGCTTTTTGCCCAGCTGAAACGCCAAGAGTATATTCAGTGGAAATGCCCAAAGCAGGTTATAATTGTAAGCGGTAGTGTAGTGGTCTGTAGCAAACCATAGGAGTAAAAAGATAACTCCTACCAAACCGAGAAATACTTGCAGAACGGCATCAAAGATGCGGCTGCGGCTTTCATTCTTGGAATCGCGATAGGTAATCCATAAAATAAGAAGTCCTAGAATCAGAAAGGCGAACAGCGGGCTGCTAAAGAAATTGCGTTTTGACTCCTCTGGCTCATTCTCGAACAAGGTCTTTGTTTCTGCGACCATAGGGGCTCCATCACGGCTGCTAACTTCTAAGGCCTTAAAGACGTATTCCGGTAAGAACATATGATCCTTAACAGGAGCTACTCGATCTACCACAGAACCTATGCCCAGATCCATACCAAAGCTTCCCCAAGTGTTCCAATGAACATTCTGCTGAATTAGTGTTCTAAAGGTCTTTGGTGCGTCTACGAAACTCGAATCAATGGTCATTTCAGGGACGATATCTTGAAGTATCTGCGGGATCTTTGTAGCGCAGTTATCGTAAAAGAAATCGTAATTATAAGCGCGATTCTCCGGTTTTAGATTGTTCTCCAAAAAGTTGAACATCGCTTGTTTTTCCTGTGGAGTCAAGGCCAAGACCTGCTCTTTTATCCAGCGGTTGGCTTCGATATAATTTCTTAAGAACCCTTCCGTTCTACGCCGATCTAGCACATAGCGCATCTGTCCTTTAGCAAATTTGGCGTAGAAATTAGGGTCGTTAAAATCGTAAACCCCATAGTTGTAGGTAACGTCTATACCTCGAACTTTATCTTCTAATCGAATGGCGGTATGTCCAAAGGAATCGTAAAGGTCCTTGCCCGGACCCATGGTCAGTACAGAGATCTCCGCAGCATCAGAAAGTGGTATTTGCTGCGCGAAACTAGGTTTGCAAAAGATCAGAATAAAAAGAAGTAGAAGTTTCCGCATAGGCTATCTGAATAAACTCCAATCTATGGTTAACGAAAATACGTTCGAGTAAAGGGCAGCACTTTGGTCGCCAATATCGGTCAGGGCATAATCCAATTGAATACCCTTGTATTTGAAGCCAACACCAATATTGGGTTGAAATCCTACATTATCGCTTCCGTCTAGCTGCTGAATGTTCTGGAAATTACCTGCTCCGGCTCTAACAAAGATCAGGTCTATATATCCAAATTCTAATCCTACCGCTGGAGTTATACTCGCAAATGAGCTAGAAATGATATCGTTGGTTTCGGCAAATCGCATGTTGAGATCTACAGCTGCCAAAAGCGAATAATCGTAATTGAAAATAAACTTCTTCGCTACACCAATATTGAGCTTTGGCAAGGTAAGTTCTGTGGTTTCTGGCAATTCCTGATTTTGCCCTTCTACCGCATCGCGAATGGTGGCGAATTGATCTTCGTCTATGGTCCAAGCATTAAAGGTCGTGGTGATGTCTCGAGCCATGACTCCGAACTTCCAGTTGGATTTGGATTCAAATTGAATTCCTGCATCTAGTCCAAAACCCCAGGAATTGGCAAAATCTCCGATCACCCTCCGGATCACCTTAGCATTGACACCAATGTTAAGACCGTCCAAGGGCAGAGCCCTAGCATAGGAGAAGGTAATTCCATAATCCGCAGTAGAAAACAGCGATATCCTGTTGTAATCGATATTGCCTTGCTCGTCTATAAGTTGGGTGGTGTTCAAAATATCATCTACTCCAAATCGAATAACAGAAAGTGCAACGGCAGATTGTTTGTCCAAAGGCATGGCAAAACCGGCGTAGTCGTAATTGGCAATATTGGCAAAGTAAGAGGCGTGCATCAACGCGAGCTGATTGTCCTCTAATTGTACTAACCCAGCCGGATTCCAATAACCCGAATTTACGTTGGCCGTGGATGCAGTTACTGCATTGGCCATACCAAAAGCTGCGGCATCTACGCCAATATTCATAAATTCATTGGAATACTTTCTGGTCGTTTGGGCGTGCAACCCAAGGCTAACTGCCAGCAGTACGAGTAATAACTTCTTTTTCAAGCGTAATTTTTTTCGGTCTGGATCCGACGCCGTTTTGCCTATTAAAACTGCAAAAAGCCCGTGTTATTGTTTTGGGTCCGTCTGCAGACAAAAATACTTTATTATTTTTACAATCAATTGTCAATTACTCATGCGGAAATACATCCCACACCTTTTTACTTCTTTGAATTTATGTTGCGGATGTATCGCAGCCGTGTTCATAATTATTGGGCAGCCTTTAGGAGCAGTTTTCTTTATGTTTCTAGGGATCTTTTTCGACTTTTTCGACGGCCTTGCAGCTCGTGCACTTAAAGTCACTAGTGAGGTGGGAGTTCAGCTGGATTCTTTAGCAGATGTCATTACAAGTGGGTTGGTTCCTAGCCTTATAATGGTTCATCTATTGATCAATGCGGAGTGGGATGGAACCATAGGTACTTATTTAGATGCCTTAATGGTGGAGAAAAACCCCTTGATACCAGAGGCTTTATTTCCAAGTTGGTTACCCGTAATTGGATTACTTATTGTGATCTCTGCTGCCTACCGCTTGGCTAAGTTTAACGTAGACGACAGACAAACCTCCGGCTTTATTGGCTTGCCAACACCGGCCAATGCCATTTTTATTGCAAGCCTTTTATTGATCACCGAAGATTTTAGCCCAGCCTGGGCCTATGAATTGTTGACCAATTCATGGGTTCTTGTTGGAATCACTGTGGTTTTCAGCCTGCTAATGCATGCAGAAATACGGCTGTTCGCACTTAAGTTTAAGTCCTTTGGGATTAAAGAAAATGGGCATATCTATGCTTTTTTATTAGCGAGTCTCGTTGGCTTGCTGGTATTTAAGCTTATTGCGATTCCCTTTATTATCATAGGATACATCCTAGTGTCTATCCTTAAAAATCTAACAACTAACTAAATATCATGGCAGAGAATATCATTACGCTGTTTATGCTATTGATGC encodes:
- a CDS encoding DUF4105 domain-containing protein is translated as MRKLLLLFILIFCKPSFAQQIPLSDAAEISVLTMGPGKDLYDSFGHTAIRLEDKVRGIDVTYNYGVYDFNDPNFYAKFAKGQMRYVLDRRRTEGFLRNYIEANRWIKEQVLALTPQEKQAMFNFLENNLKPENRAYNYDFFYDNCATKIPQILQDIVPEMTIDSSFVDAPKTFRTLIQQNVHWNTWGSFGMDLGIGSVVDRVAPVKDHMFLPEYVFKALEVSSRDGAPMVAETKTLFENEPEESKRNFFSSPLFAFLILGLLILWITYRDSKNESRSRIFDAVLQVFLGLVGVIFLLLWFATDHYTTAYNYNLLWAFPLNILLAFQLGKKHPKRWVKGYLKFLLLMLVLMCMHWLVGVQVFPKALIPFLIALALRYLYLTKAVERDLLPAVEDDGA
- a CDS encoding PorV/PorQ family protein yields the protein MNIGVDAAAFGMANAVTASTANVNSGYWNPAGLVQLEDNQLALMHASYFANIANYDYAGFAMPLDKQSAVALSVIRFGVDDILNTTQLIDEQGNIDYNRISLFSTADYGITFSYARALPLDGLNIGVNAKVIRRVIGDFANSWGFGLDAGIQFESKSNWKFGVMARDITTTFNAWTIDEDQFATIRDAVEGQNQELPETTELTLPKLNIGVAKKFIFNYDYSLLAAVDLNMRFAETNDIISSSFASITPAVGLEFGYIDLIFVRAGAGNFQNIQQLDGSDNVGFQPNIGVGFKYKGIQLDYALTDIGDQSAALYSNVFSLTIDWSLFR
- a CDS encoding phosphatidylcholine/phosphatidylserine synthase produces the protein MRKYIPHLFTSLNLCCGCIAAVFIIIGQPLGAVFFMFLGIFFDFFDGLAARALKVTSEVGVQLDSLADVITSGLVPSLIMVHLLINAEWDGTIGTYLDALMVEKNPLIPEALFPSWLPVIGLLIVISAAYRLAKFNVDDRQTSGFIGLPTPANAIFIASLLLITEDFSPAWAYELLTNSWVLVGITVVFSLLMHAEIRLFALKFKSFGIKENGHIYAFLLASLVGLLVFKLIAIPFIIIGYILVSILKNLTTN